TTATTCAGAAGGCTTTGGCAAACAAAATCTTGAGTATTCAAAGTTTTGGAATGTGAATTCTCAAGAAAAAGCTAAAATCCCTAGCAAAATGgggatgattattgcttatacTCCTAGTTTAATTGCATCTTTAATCTTCTTTTGGATATTTCCAAACAGCGGAATCAGATTCTTCATGCTCAATTTTGCTATGACCATTCATTTCTTCAAAAGACTTCTTGAGGTAATTAGTAATTTTACCCTTTTCATTACCTTCTTGAagtttaacttatatatatcgATACGATAAAAAAGTgagatttataatttttaaaatgagaTATATTATTTGTACTAAAGCATACTGATTTAGGGatttataattttgaaaatgaggTAAAAATTATGTGTTATAGAAGATATAAAGTTACTAGATAGTGAAAACATTCTTTGTACTAAAGCATATCGATTTAggaatttatatttttgaaaatgaaataGATTATCTGTTACAACATGTAAAAAATAACTGATAGTGAAAATATTCTTTGTACTAAAGCATACTGATTTAGGGGTAATATCTGATTTCAATCCTTTTGATATATGGCTTAAGTCATAATTTTGTATGATgtcaactaaaaaaaaattagctcatttaattttatcaaaatataagtcaaacttttcttttttccatcTAATGTTTTTGGATTACTGGCTAATTCAAATTCACGAGGTAAAAAGTTTACTTGAAGACATAGGGATAAAATTTGCgtaattttattcttttcaaattcAATCTATTAGATTACACTGAGTATATTCATAATTAACATACAATTTAATATAATCATTTTGCAGGTTTTGTTTGTGCACAAATACAGTGGTGCCATGGCTATGAACTCTGCAATTACTATTTCCTCAAGCTATTTTATAGCCTTTTCAAGTTTAATCTATATTCAACACTTGACTAAAGCATCAACAGAGCCAATAATTGACTTGAAGTATtttggttttattttatttttagtggGAATTATTGGCAATTTTTATCACCATTTTCTCCTTTCTAAGATGAGGAAAAAGGGTGAAAGTGGATATAAAATTCCAAAAAGTGGCCTCTTTAACTTAGTTATATGCCCACATTACCTTTTTGAGATTGTCACATTTTTGGGGTTTTCTCTTATTAGCCaaactttgttttctttttcttctaccATAGGgacattattttatttgatgggGAGGAGTTATGCTACTAGGAAATGGTACCTTTCCAAATTTGAAGATTTCCCTAGAAATGTCAAGGCTTTAATACCTTTTGTATTTTAAATGCACTTTTGAGTATATCAGAATTGTTATCAGCCTATGATTATTGTTTGAAGTCAGTTGAATTTACTGTTTATTTTTTCTAGctgatatatataaattatatacgATTATACATAGgtcatttatttttagtttaagtaGTCAGTAGATGACTATTTATATTAATACATAATACATAGATATACATCTTAACTTTAACTTGACCTCAACTGATAACTAATCAATTCAATTTTGAGAATATACATCTAGACACTTTAACTTGTCCTCACTATGTCTAGTAAAAATATGATGCTGACGTGACACATAAATGTAACGACCCGAACCATCGTTATTAAGGGACATGGAAAACCGTAAAATTTTGCCATCTGAACTCGCACCATCCCGCCAGAGCGGACATAATCCCGCTATGGCGGCGCCGCTCCAGCAGGATGTGAGCCCCCAGAGCGGGATGGTCGGGGCAGAACTTAATGTCGcgaattcttatttttttctcttgtcCCTAAGTGCCAAAAAGAGGCGAGGGTTACCTCAGAAACCCTTCGAAGGCTGCTCTAGGCTTGAGAAAGGAGGGAGAAGGAGATTTTAGCAAGGAAAGGTATCAATTGGCGGAATTCAGGCCCACTTTCACCATCTTGTTGTCTGTAAGCTAGGATTGAAGCCTCAATGCCTCTCTGCAGTTGCTTGGCGTCCAGGAAGGCTAGGTTTCTCTAATTGATTAGTTGTAAATTTGTTCCCACGCATTCTATATTGTAGTTGATAGGAGATTTCATGTCTAGGCCTCCGGGCATGGAGTTTGGATGGCTGAATGTATTGTATTTGTTGTTTAGGGTAGGAATGTACAATATGGATATGATTATCCTCTGACTAGTGATGATAGTCTAGTTTTTGGTTGATAACTATAATACtgcttgttgatatgattgatggtCTTTGTAAAGATTAAGGTGAAGAAAATTATCGGGTTAGAGTGAGATCCTAAGGCTTATGATAATCGAGGGGGGATCCATGTAAATATAGgagatttatatatttatatgtgtgAGTTCATATTTGATAGCCTCTTGCcatgaatcatgaaataaaggatAAATGTGAATGACTTATTTGATAGCCTATTGctatgaacctatttgattacctgtggctgtaggttatggtttagtctATGTTATAGAGAGACTCCTAATAGTATTCGAGTAATGTTGTAATGTCTACCATGGTTTTAATGGTTGTGGTTGAGTGATTGATAAGTGATTGTGATCGGTCTACAAAttcaagaccgtgaaatctatAATCTGAACTTGCTCTACGAacagtgatgccttgaataaaaaaGGCTTGATGAAGTACTGTAgatgaagggaaagatagaacGAAATCAATGAAATGACTAATTGTGAACAACTGCATGCAATGAACccattacttgattgtgcaagtaggtaaactattcattgtggactgtgattgtggttgtgattgtgatgttagatcgggtgtcacgtaccgacacatatattggatcgagtgtcacgttccaacacatatagaatcgggtgtcacgttccgacacatatataggatcgggtgtcacgttctgatacatatatgatttggatatggattccatgagagaaccaatgTGTGACTATCATCactgaattgatcttgactatatgtgtgatgataaaGAAAATGATCAGATTATTACTGAGCATGCCCATTCTGTGTAATAACTGATATGAAAAGATCGAAAGTCCTAGTGTTATCATGTTGACTattgtaattgagatttacTTTATAAAACTGTACATTTCTCCTGAAATGGTAAATTAATAATGTGTTCATGTATTTGCTTGATTGGATTATGTTATGGGTGCTAGATGCATCCGCATAATAGGTATGAGGTTGTGGGTAAATCAGTGGGAAGCAGTCAATGTGTTGTTAAGGTAGATTAATGAGTTAAAATAAGTTATTGTTGATGTCCTGTAGGCACATGGGTTAAAAAAGGAATGGAAGATTTTCGAAGATTCTGTCTCCGGGCAGATCGCCCTGGCAGAAGGAATTCCGCTGTGGCAAAGTCGCCAGAGCGGGATAGGTCCCGCCATGGTGGGAATGTAGTGGTTAGGAGGTGAGCTTTAGTCCCTTTAATATTGTCCTCTActaagtgagatgttaattatcctAAAGTCATGTGATGGTGTGAAACTAAATATAGTAAATGGGTTAGACAGAGTTAGTAATGGCCCGTCGTTTGGAAATTTCTCAATGTGATAGAAGGGATAGgccttgatttgtattagagttggcagcgaaccaactagaagggatgagagttaggcttgaacgaaTTTAATGAGGTTATGAGAATGATAAGAGTTTTGCATAAGGTTTGGCGGTGAATCtcttaagagcatgttttcttcttgtcgATCCCTTAATATTATGCGGTGGATATCAGGTTgatcgatgatgcctaccagtacgtattgtttgtactaatactacttTTATTATGCCCCTTGACacagtctggttgcagggtcagtgatgtttc
This Solanum dulcamara chromosome 1, daSolDulc1.2, whole genome shotgun sequence DNA region includes the following protein-coding sequences:
- the LOC129886700 gene encoding uncharacterized protein LOC129886700, with protein sequence MVMAQIFREILFQEPNSIFIKVMIMMNLIISAILGYSEGFGKQNLEYSKFWNVNSQEKAKIPSKMGMIIAYTPSLIASLIFFWIFPNSGIRFFMLNFAMTIHFFKRLLEVLFVHKYSGAMAMNSAITISSSYFIAFSSLIYIQHLTKASTEPIIDLKYFGFILFLVGIIGNFYHHFLLSKMRKKGESGYKIPKSGLFNLVICPHYLFEIVTFLGFSLISQTLFSFSSTIGTLFYLMGRSYATRKWYLSKFEDFPRNVKALIPFVF